The Candidatus Hydrogenedens sp. genome has a window encoding:
- a CDS encoding fused protease/ribonucleoside-triphosphate reductase, producing MLFPIRERFKLDEDFINQYKDKQPDWGPLGYITYKRTYARVVPESGGRTEEFWETIRRVVEGCYTIQWNHCLNLKLPWKPDKAQRSAQEMFRLMWEFKFLPPGRGLWMMGTDYIYIRGSAALNNCAFVSTEDIEMDFAEPFCFLMDMSMLGVGVAFDTKGANKVVIQKPKVGEYIHVVDDSKEGWVDLIRVILNSYVGKGLRPSKIDYSQIRPMGSPIRTFGGIAPGPGPLIECVQNIDIVLQPRIGQRISSTDITDLMNIIGKCVVSGGVRRTAELVLGFPDDDEYLTLKDPKLHEDRLMAWRWASNNSVIAHEGMNYHKTGKQTSINGEPGYFWLENARAYGRLKDGPNWIDENVAGTNPCAEQSLESFEICNLVETFPSRHASFEEYRRTLKYAYLYAKTVTLIPTHNERTNAIMLRNRRIGLSQSGIVENFDRHGRREHFRWCDSGYKYICELDRIYSRWLCIPESIKKTSVKPSGTVSLLPGVTPGIHYPHAEYYYRTIRIDKTSPLVEPLRKAGYRIEESVYGDNTLVVYFPVHQPHFSRSKRDVSIWEQVENVAQMQYYWADNQVSATITFKPEEAKDIPYILELYETRLKSISFLPLEEHNYPQAPYQEITKEIYEKAVSRLKPIQFHQIMTTEQQDLYCDSEKCDFQPIRKPTQKEVTFETPEEVPTPK from the coding sequence ATGCTGTTTCCGATTCGTGAGAGATTCAAATTAGATGAGGATTTTATCAACCAATACAAGGATAAGCAACCAGATTGGGGTCCTTTGGGGTATATCACTTATAAAAGAACCTATGCACGTGTTGTTCCTGAAAGTGGTGGTCGAACCGAAGAATTCTGGGAAACGATTCGCCGTGTTGTTGAGGGGTGCTATACCATCCAATGGAACCATTGTCTTAACTTAAAACTTCCATGGAAGCCTGACAAGGCACAGCGTTCTGCTCAAGAAATGTTTCGATTAATGTGGGAATTTAAATTTCTACCTCCAGGCCGTGGACTATGGATGATGGGCACAGATTATATCTACATTCGTGGTTCCGCTGCTCTTAATAATTGTGCCTTTGTCTCAACAGAAGATATAGAGATGGATTTTGCCGAACCGTTCTGTTTCCTAATGGATATGTCAATGTTAGGGGTTGGTGTCGCTTTTGATACAAAAGGTGCTAATAAAGTAGTGATTCAGAAACCGAAGGTAGGTGAGTATATTCACGTTGTAGATGATTCGAAAGAAGGTTGGGTCGATTTAATCCGCGTAATATTGAATTCGTATGTAGGAAAAGGGTTAAGACCTTCCAAAATTGATTATTCCCAGATTCGTCCAATGGGCTCGCCAATTCGTACCTTTGGCGGGATTGCACCCGGTCCGGGTCCGTTAATTGAATGTGTGCAGAATATTGATATTGTTCTTCAACCACGTATCGGACAACGTATATCTTCAACAGATATAACAGACCTAATGAATATTATTGGTAAATGTGTCGTTTCTGGTGGAGTCCGTCGTACTGCCGAATTGGTATTGGGTTTCCCAGATGATGATGAGTATCTAACCTTAAAAGACCCTAAATTGCACGAAGACCGTCTTATGGCATGGCGATGGGCATCCAATAATAGTGTCATTGCTCATGAAGGAATGAATTACCATAAGACAGGAAAACAAACATCAATTAATGGTGAACCAGGGTATTTCTGGCTTGAAAATGCACGTGCTTATGGAAGGCTGAAAGATGGTCCTAACTGGATCGATGAAAATGTGGCAGGAACAAATCCGTGTGCTGAGCAAAGCCTTGAATCATTTGAAATTTGCAATCTTGTAGAAACCTTTCCATCACGTCACGCCTCATTTGAAGAGTACCGTAGGACATTGAAATATGCATACCTCTACGCCAAAACTGTAACCCTAATCCCTACTCATAACGAACGCACCAATGCTATTATGCTTCGAAACCGTCGGATAGGTTTATCTCAATCTGGTATTGTTGAGAATTTTGATAGACATGGTAGACGTGAACATTTCCGCTGGTGTGATAGTGGTTACAAATATATTTGTGAACTTGATAGAATATATTCTCGCTGGCTATGTATTCCTGAGAGTATAAAGAAAACCAGTGTAAAACCCAGCGGAACCGTATCTCTACTTCCTGGGGTTACACCTGGTATCCATTATCCTCATGCTGAATATTACTATCGCACTATTCGTATTGATAAAACCAGTCCCCTGGTCGAACCACTTCGCAAAGCGGGGTATCGAATAGAAGAATCTGTTTATGGGGATAACACCTTAGTAGTATATTTTCCTGTGCACCAACCCCATTTTTCACGGTCCAAACGTGATGTCTCTATTTGGGAACAGGTCGAGAATGTAGCACAAATGCAATATTACTGGGCTGATAATCAAGTAAGTGCAACTATTACCTTCAAACCAGAAGAGGCAAAAGACATTCCTTACATCCTCGAACTCTATGAAACTCGATTAAAGTCCATAAGCTTCCTCCCTCTTGAGGAACATAATTATCCACAGGCTCCTTATCAGGAAATTACAAAAGAAATTTATGAAAAGGCTGTCTCTCGCCTTAAACCTATTCAATTCCACCAAATTATGACGACGGAACAACAAGACCTTTACTGTGACAGTGAAAAATGTGATTTTCAACCTATAAGGAAACCTACACAGAAAGAGGTTACCTTTGAAACACCAGAAGAAGTTCCTACCCCGAAATAA
- the thyX gene encoding FAD-dependent thymidylate synthase yields MKSVEPKVFLVGETKINNEGLKAYFDYLGVSDWNTDAPSDSEKIVEVMGRLCYRSFEPGLNPNVTKVRQGNKPYIQHIIEVGHGSVLEHAYLNFIFADVSRVVTHELVRHRAGTAISQESLRFVRLETLSMYIPTHIRENEKGMEIFVRTVEEMERLQKELSDLFELDKHPFELKKQITSGLRRIAPMGVATTIGWSCNLRTLRHVIEQRTDPGAEEEIRLLFSLVFSIVKDRYPNIFSDYEVEMVNNIPWVKTKHKKV; encoded by the coding sequence ATGAAATCTGTCGAACCAAAAGTTTTTCTTGTAGGCGAAACAAAAATTAATAATGAAGGATTAAAGGCATATTTTGACTATCTTGGTGTCTCTGATTGGAATACTGATGCTCCCAGTGATAGCGAAAAGATAGTGGAAGTCATGGGTCGACTTTGCTATCGTTCTTTTGAGCCAGGATTAAATCCGAATGTTACCAAGGTTCGTCAAGGTAATAAACCGTATATCCAGCATATTATCGAAGTGGGGCATGGTAGCGTTTTGGAGCATGCGTATTTAAATTTCATTTTTGCTGATGTGAGCCGTGTTGTTACCCATGAATTGGTTCGTCACCGTGCTGGCACAGCTATTTCTCAGGAGTCACTAAGATTCGTTCGTCTTGAAACACTTTCAATGTATATTCCAACACATATAAGAGAGAATGAGAAAGGCATGGAAATTTTTGTCCGCACAGTAGAGGAAATGGAACGACTTCAGAAGGAATTATCAGACCTGTTTGAATTAGATAAACATCCATTTGAATTAAAAAAGCAGATAACCTCGGGACTCCGTCGCATTGCACCGATGGGTGTCGCAACAACTATCGGTTGGTCGTGTAATTTACGCACCTTGAGACATGTTATTGAACAACGAACTGACCCAGGTGCTGAAGAAGAAATAAGACTTCTATTTAGTCTTGTTTTTTCTATTGTCAAGGACCGTTACCCAAATATATTTTCGGATTATGAGGTTGAGATGGTAAATAACATCCCATGGGTTAAAACAAAACATAAAAAAGTTTAA
- a CDS encoding penicillin acylase family protein, protein MKKVIKYSIIGILLFLLIACLLIGGFLFFHLYSAVNYMKAYSPKTSGTIQLSGVHSEVVIKRDDNGVPHIVAGSEEDAWFALGYVMAQDRLFQMDFYRRLSQGRISELVGPLAVKYDKVLRTFRLRKYAEEVLEKYADIYKPLQKPFDSFLKGINTFIENEPLPPEFRILGYQPEPFTAVDCLTTAMIMPITFADGLRHDLMNLVLKMKYPDEDFSILSCGYHREKPVTIMETIEEAEEYLKSQGRDLSNWGLPSASLQPPVKRETIACLEEFTSTWQDIVEFMGIHLGSNSWVLSGTRTQSGKPILANDPHIGFLQPSVWYQAHLVYENYDLYGFYFPLIPIPLMGQNLTYAWGLTMFANDDHDLYLEIFKPDDPGKVKYRGDWVPVIEETETIQVRFGKPVTFKRRVTPHGVVVTDVYRTLLNYYGPELSLYWVWQHVPYTDLMAFYKMSHAQDLNSFQEGVSLITSPGINVSYVDKIGNIAWWAGAKIPIRPEHVNSKYVLDGASGKDEVLGYVPFEQNPHLINPPWGYIVTANNLSTVKPVGEVKELQGYWEPSDRAQRMEELLEKRSDWTIDELKEVQLDHTSVPGPAIVKTMVELLTPKKGDMSTLEQEAFEKLSTWDYQFDTESLGASIFTVFCDAILRNLLIDDLGKEMLRGYNTVADRWSFFKYVIHDDACFLWDDRSTPQTETRSDIFFRAFKETVKVLNKKAGKNISGWKWGRIHTLEFHHPLGYIPFLRKLFNVGPFPCAGSYHVVNNMPYIAGTYKYEVVAGPSTRRLIDFAKPDFVLEVLPTGNSGISNSRWYRNQAELFIRGNYREARITTEQIDANTVDKLVIKPK, encoded by the coding sequence GTGAAAAAGGTAATCAAGTATTCAATAATTGGAATTCTGTTGTTTCTTCTTATTGCCTGTTTATTAATAGGTGGCTTCCTATTTTTCCACTTATACTCAGCGGTAAACTATATGAAGGCTTATTCGCCTAAGACTTCGGGTACCATTCAGCTTTCAGGAGTTCATTCAGAGGTCGTTATTAAACGTGATGATAATGGTGTTCCTCATATTGTCGCTGGTAGTGAGGAAGATGCATGGTTTGCGTTAGGGTATGTAATGGCACAAGACCGGCTATTTCAGATGGATTTCTATCGCCGATTATCACAGGGTAGAATTTCTGAACTGGTAGGTCCATTGGCTGTTAAATATGATAAGGTGTTAAGGACTTTTCGACTGAGAAAGTACGCGGAAGAAGTATTAGAGAAATATGCTGATATTTATAAGCCATTACAAAAACCATTTGATTCATTTTTAAAAGGTATAAATACTTTCATAGAAAATGAGCCATTACCGCCTGAGTTTCGTATTTTAGGGTATCAGCCTGAACCATTTACAGCGGTAGACTGCTTGACTACCGCAATGATAATGCCGATTACTTTTGCAGATGGATTACGGCATGATTTAATGAACCTTGTGTTGAAAATGAAATATCCAGATGAGGATTTTTCAATTCTTTCGTGTGGTTATCATCGTGAAAAACCAGTAACTATTATGGAAACAATAGAGGAGGCAGAGGAATATTTAAAATCTCAGGGACGTGATTTGTCTAATTGGGGACTACCAAGTGCCAGTTTACAACCGCCCGTCAAACGAGAGACAATAGCATGTTTAGAGGAATTTACTTCAACTTGGCAGGATATAGTCGAGTTCATGGGAATTCATTTAGGAAGCAACTCTTGGGTTTTAAGTGGGACAAGGACACAATCTGGTAAGCCTATTCTTGCAAATGACCCACATATTGGATTTCTACAACCTTCGGTCTGGTATCAAGCCCATTTAGTTTACGAAAATTATGACCTATATGGGTTTTATTTTCCCTTAATACCCATCCCATTAATGGGGCAAAATCTGACGTATGCCTGGGGATTGACTATGTTTGCAAATGATGACCATGACTTATATTTAGAGATATTCAAGCCAGACGACCCAGGTAAAGTAAAATATCGTGGGGATTGGGTTCCAGTCATAGAGGAAACAGAGACAATTCAGGTACGATTTGGCAAACCAGTTACATTTAAACGACGGGTGACCCCTCATGGAGTTGTCGTTACAGATGTTTATCGGACATTACTAAATTACTACGGGCCGGAATTGTCGTTATACTGGGTGTGGCAGCATGTGCCCTATACAGATTTAATGGCATTTTATAAGATGAGCCATGCTCAAGATTTGAATTCCTTCCAGGAAGGAGTGTCTTTAATCACCTCTCCTGGCATTAATGTGTCGTATGTAGACAAAATTGGAAATATTGCATGGTGGGCAGGAGCAAAGATACCTATTCGGCCTGAACATGTAAATTCGAAGTATGTTTTAGATGGGGCAAGTGGTAAAGATGAGGTATTAGGTTATGTACCGTTTGAACAAAATCCACATTTAATCAATCCACCGTGGGGATATATTGTTACCGCAAATAATCTTTCTACAGTAAAACCAGTCGGTGAGGTAAAAGAATTGCAGGGATATTGGGAACCATCAGACAGAGCACAACGGATGGAAGAACTTTTAGAAAAACGTTCTGATTGGACTATTGATGAATTAAAGGAGGTGCAATTAGACCATACCTCCGTGCCGGGACCGGCGATAGTAAAAACGATGGTAGAACTATTAACACCCAAAAAAGGAGATATGTCAACATTAGAACAGGAAGCGTTTGAGAAATTAAGTACATGGGATTATCAATTTGATACCGAGAGTTTGGGGGCATCTATCTTTACTGTTTTTTGTGACGCTATTTTACGTAACCTTCTTATTGATGACTTGGGTAAAGAGATGTTACGTGGATATAATACCGTGGCAGACCGTTGGAGTTTCTTTAAGTATGTCATCCATGACGATGCTTGTTTTCTATGGGATGACCGTTCAACACCCCAAACGGAAACCCGTTCGGATATTTTCTTCCGTGCTTTTAAGGAAACGGTAAAAGTCCTTAATAAGAAAGCTGGTAAAAATATCTCGGGGTGGAAATGGGGCAGGATACACACTTTGGAGTTTCATCATCCTCTCGGATATATCCCATTTTTAAGGAAACTGTTTAATGTGGGTCCATTCCCATGTGCGGGCTCTTATCATGTCGTTAACAATATGCCATATATTGCTGGGACATATAAATATGAAGTTGTTGCAGGACCTTCGACACGACGAT